From the genome of Colias croceus chromosome 9, ilColCroc2.1, one region includes:
- the LOC123694617 gene encoding probable small nuclear ribonucleoprotein E: MAYKGPPKVQKVMVQPINLIFRYLQNRSRVQIWLYENVNLRIEGHIVGFDEYMNIVLDEAEEVHMKTKNRKQIGRIMMKGDNITLIQNVNPNASV, encoded by the coding sequence ATGGCATACAAAGGACCACCAAAAGTTCAAAAGGTGATGGTGCAACCCATCAACCTTATCTTCAGATATCTTCAAAACAGAAGTCGTGTACAAATCTGGCTGTACGAGAACGTAAATCTTAGGATCGAGGGTCACATTGTTGGATTCGATGAATACATGAATATTGTTTTGGACGAAGCCGAGGAAGTGCATATGAAGACCAAGAATCGCAAACAAATTGGTCGCATAATGATGAAAGGGGACAATATTACTCTCATACAGAACGTTAACCCGAATGCGTCAGTGTGA
- the LOC123694614 gene encoding cohesin subunit SA-1 produces MHRRGGKRIRMDDPPPEYVNPMTPATPMTDYGGQSVHEPEASHVNYSGFNAGAVVNSTAVEAPREEHEDHEEEARSPSPAPTKRITRSRGRGGDGGYVGRLAESPPPPPLRPRRGRGGRGRGRGRGAPPPPAYSPPPVLLPGDDENSLYNLLRFNKTAINQVVDMWIEEYKNSKESALVQLMQFFINSSGCRGKVTPDMAQMDHTLIIKKMTQEFDEESGEYPLIMSGQTWKKFRANFCEFIQTLVKMCQYSIIYDQYLMDNIISLLTGLSDSQVRAFRHTATLAVMKLMTALVDVALLTSVNCDNCLRQYEAERLKARDKRASDRLEVLVAKRQELEENMEEIKNMLSYMFKSVFVHRYRDTLPDIRAITMSEIGIWMEKFPAHFLDDLYLKYIGWTLHDKVGEVRLRCLQALHPLYECEELKSKLELFTSKFKDRIVSMTLDKESEVAVHAVRLVIAILKMHPDVLTDKDCENVYELVYSSWRNVAAAAGEFLNWRLFRSEPPAPPARSRRGKQRLPNTPHVRDLVQFFIESELHEHGAYLVDSLIESNPMMKDWECMSDLLLEEAGPGEEALDNRQESSLIELMVCCVRQASTGEPPVGRGPVRRHHHMLSKEQAKQVSDDRTKMTAHFMVSLPALLDKFSADPEKLTNLLSIPQYFDLELYTTQRQEGNLTLLLNKIKDIVSAHTEAEVIETCGRTLEVLCSEQCAVYTRCNVARATVTDMCVNRYKEAIDDYRSLIEGGETPDADEVFNVVNSLRKVSIMYMCHNLNDTNIWDSLFEDLPKCLKDNDSQMPTQALVYVVRCLFYSLLWSLHELEERGVTADGVAALRERLHSYVALCKQIVALGRETELRQEAYVSLCDLLLFFAEPATQGQPALRPLVLEPDAPLADLLNAAVQDFVFTHQSYDGQDERRIEELHKRRNFLAAYCKLIVYNVAPIRRAVDVFKHYIKCYNDYGDIIKATLSKAREINKLNCALTMELAMQALFTELRNKHPNVQRNMTEFTEIKELAKRFSMMFGLDAVKNREALVALHRAGIAFAALELQPHVPPPNLLFLEPLAEFCAKLLRQDKRQVLKFLDSKFPAQWAEEWPALLAYRTALATDAPDERAPPARRHYARRHKGQTEEEEGEENADSEQEGSSTSRVLRRSHRTRRASSGSSATAAHTDESNDDRPKKKPKPTRLDMSSDNNTSNTN; encoded by the exons ATGCATCGACGTGGAGGGAAACGCATCCGTATGGATGATCCTCCACCCGAGTATGTGAATCCTATGACTCCCGCCACTCCTATGACTGATTATGGCGGACAATCAGTGCATGAACCTGAAGCTTCTCATGTTAATTATTCTGGCTTTAATGCGGGGGCGGTTGTTAACTCTACGGCAGTAGAAGCTCCTCGCGAGGAACATGAGGATCATGAAGAAGAAGCCAGATCACCGTCACCGGCGCCGACTAAGCGTATTACACGTAGTCGCGGTCGTGGTGGTGATGGAGGCTATGTTGGGCGGTTAGCAGAGTCGCCGCCGCCTCCACCGCTTCGCCCGCGCCGTGGTCGCGGCGGTAGAGGCAGGGGCAGAGGCCGAGGTGCGCCGCCACCGCCAGCATATTCACCACCACCTGTATTGTTACCTGGTGATGATGAAAACAGTCTATACAACTTGTTGAGGTTCAATAAAACAGCTATCaat CAAGTAGTAGACATGTGGATAGAAGAATACAAAAACAGTAAGGAAAGTGCACTGGTGCAGCTGATGCAGTTCTTCATCAACTCATCAGGGTGTAGAGGCAAGGTCACCCCCGACATGGCACAGATGGACCACACACTTATTATCAAGAAAATGACGCAGGAGTTTGATGAG gaAAGTGGCGAGTACCCGCTCATAATGTCAGGACAGACATGGAAGAAGTTCCGCGCTAACTTCTGTGAGTTCATTCAGACGCTTGTTAAGATGTGCCAGTACAGCATCATCTATGATCAATACCTCATGGACAATATCATCTCGCTCCTCACTGGATTGTCTGATTCACAAGTCAGAGCGTTCAGACACACAGCTACACTAGCAG TTATGAAGTTAATGACCGCACTCGTAGACGTCGCCTTACTAACAAGCGTGAATTGCGACAACTGTCTACGTCAATATGAAGCTGAGCGTCTCAAAGCTCGTGACAAGCGAGCGAGTGATCGTCTCGAAGTGCTGGTCGCTAAGAGGCAGGAGTTGGAGGAAAATATGGAGGAAATAAAGAATATGCTCTCATATATGTTTAAATCTGTGTTCGTGCATAGATACAG GGATACACTACCAGATATTCGCGCAATAACAATGTCCGAGATAGGAATATGGATGGAGAAGTTTCCTGCGCATTTCTTGGATGATTTGTATCTTAAATACATCGGTTGGACACTTCATGataaa GTTGGCGAGGTGCGCTTACGTTGTCTGCAAGCACTACACCCACTTTATGAGTGTgaagaattaaaaagcaaATTGGAACTTTTCACGTCTAAATTCAAAGACCGTATTGTCTCTATGACATTGGATAAGGAGAGTGAGGTTGCAGTACACGCTGTCAGACTGGTCATCGCCATACTCAA GATGCACCCCGACGTGCTGACGGACAAGGACTGCGAGAACGTGTACGAGCTGGTGTACTCGTCGTGGCGCAACGTGGCGGCGGCCGCGGGCGAGTTCCTCAACTGGCGCCTGTTCCGCAGCGAGccgcccgcgccgcccgcGCGCTCGCGCCGCGGCAAGCAGCGCCTGCCCAACACGCCGCACGTGCGCGACCTCGTGCAGTTCTTCATCGAGTCCGAG TTGCACGAGCACGGCGCGTACCTAGTAGACTCATTAATCGAGTCCAACCCAATGATGAAAGACTGGGAGTGCATGTCAGACCTGCTGCTTGAAGAAGCCGGTCCCGGGGAAGAAGCCCTAGATAACAGACAGGAGTCGTCGCTAATTGAGCTGATGGTGTGCTGTGTGCGTCAGGCATCTACTGGGGAGCCGCCGGTTGGCAGAGGCCCTGTGAGGCGGCACCATCATATGCTGTCTAAGGAACAGGCCAAG cAAGTGAGCGACGACCGCACGAAAATGACGGCACACTTCATGGTCTCCCTCCCAGCGCTGCTCGACAAGTTCAGCGCTGACCCAGAGAAACTAACCAACCTGCTCTCCATACCGCAATACTTTGACTTGGAGCTCTATACAACTCAACGGCAAGAAGGGAACTTGACTCTTCTactgaataaaataaaggatATTGTCTCGGCTCACACAGAAGCAGAGGTGATAGAAACGTGCGGCAGAACATTGGAAGTGTTGTGTAGTGAACAGTGCGCGGTGTACACAAGGTGCAATGTGGCCCGAGCCACTGTTACGGATATGTGCGTGAATCGATATAAGGAGGCTATCGATGATTATAGGAGTCTTATTGAAGGG GGTGAAACACCAGATGCAGATGAGGTGTTCAATGTTGTTAACTCACTGCGCAAGGTATCCATAATGTACATGTGTCACAATCTGAATGATACTAATATTTGGGACTCGCTTTTTGAAGATCTACCCAAGTGCCTAAAAGATAACGACTCGCAGATGCCTACACAG GCGCTAGTATACGTGGTCCGCTGCCTGTTCTACTCGCTACTGTGGTCGCTGCACGAGCTGGAGGAGCGCGGTGTGACGGCGGACGGCGTGGCCGCGCTGCGCGAGCGGCTGCACTCGTACGTGGCGCTCTGCAAGCAGATCGTGGCGCTCGGCCGCGAGACCGAGCTGCGGCAGGAG GCGTACGTGAGCCTGTGCGACCTGCTGCTGTTCTTCGCGGAGCCGGCGACGCAGGGCCAGCCCGCGCTGCGGCCGCTCGTGCTGGAGCCCGACGCGCCGCTCGCCGACCTGCTCAACGCCGCCGTGCAGGACTTCGTCTTCACGCACCAGAGCTACG ACGGTCAAGACGAGAGACGCATAGAGGAGCTGCACAAGCGGCGCAACTTCCTCGCCGCGTACTGCAAGCTCATTGTGTACAACGTGGCGCCCATACGTCGCGCTGTCGACGTGTTCAAGCATTATATTAAG TGCTACAATGACTACGGTGACATAATAAAGGCGACGTTGAGTAAGGCGCGCGAGATCAACAAGCTGAACTGCGCGCTCACCATGGAGCTGGCGATGCAGGCGCTGTTCACCGAACTGCGCAACAAACACCCCAACGTGCAGCGCAACATGACCGAGTTCACTGAGATCaag GAGCTGGCGAAGCGGTTCTCGATGATGTTCGGCCTGGACGCGGTGAAGAACCGCGAGGCGCTGGTGGCGCTGCACCGCGCCGGCATCGCCTTCGCCGCGCTCGAGCTGCAGCCGCACGTGCCGCCCCCCAACCTGCTGTTCCTGGAGCCGCTCGCCGAGTTCTGCGCCAAGCTGCTGCGCCAGGACAAGCGGCAGGTGCTCAAG TTCCTGGACAGCAAGTTCCCGGCGCAGTGGGCGGAGGAGTGGCCGGCGCTGCTGGCGTACCGCACGGCGCTGGCGACGGACGCGCCCGACGAGCGCGCGCCGCCCGCCCGCCGCCACTACGCGCGCAGGCACA AGGGCCAAACGGAAGAGGAGGAGGGCGAAGAAAACGCAGACTCGGAGCAGGAGGG ttcgAGCACGTCACGTGTGCTCCGCCGCTCACACCGCACGCGGCGCGCGTCCAGCGGCTCCAGCGCGACCGCCGCTCACACCGACGAGTCCAACGACGACCGCCCCAAGAAGAAGCCCAAACCCACGCGACTCGACATGTCCTCGGATAATAACACGTCTAAtactaattaa